A segment of the Candidatus Synechococcus calcipolaris G9 genome:
CCTGTCGCTGAAACGTGCCATTCCAACTGTTTTGAATACTGGCTTGGTTCATTTGAAAGCCAAGTCGCCATGGCTCACTCACCTGATTGCCCTGATTGGTCACCATAAAGCGCGCACAGAACCCCGTTTGCCAATCGGAATCAATGGTACTGCGAACGGACAGTTGACTACTCCCTGCCGGAGGGGGAGGCGGAGGAGGTGCAGGCGTGGGAGTTGGCGTTGGAGTAGGTACTGGGGTGGGTTCAGGGCTGGGCGTAGGAGTAGGAGTTGGCGTAGGTGCGGGGGGCGGAGCCGAGCCACCGAGGAGGGTACTTAGGAGTTGCTGCTTATCAGCATGGACGGTTTGCCAGTTATCCTGCAAAATACCTCCCGTATCCCCACTATTGGGGTTCCAACTCCAATAGGTGAAGTGGAGATTTTTGTCCCCAATATATTTGACAAAGGTGCGCTGCCAAATCCCTTCCTTGGAGGTGGCATCCACTTGACGACCGCCAAACTCACCAATCAAGATCGGCGCAATATTGCTATCGGCAATGTACTGGAAGCCAATTTGCCAACGGTTGGCCATATTGTTGGGGAAACTGGAGTCATGGAACCAGGTTTGGTTATACACACCTTGCCCATATTCGTGGGGAGAGTAGACCAATTTATTCGGCACATTCAGACGGACGGGATAGTTTCGCACCCCCTCCAGATTGCCACCCCACCAATGGGTTAGTTGTTGGCCAGGGACGTTTTTCTCCACCCCTTCTACCACAATTAACCAGTTGGGATTCACCGCCAGGATAGCATTGCCACACCGTTCTGCGGCTAGTCGCCAATCCGTTGCCATGTTGCCCGTTCCCCAACTGGCGTTACCATGGGGTTCATTTTTTAGGTCGGCCCCAATCACGTTCGATTGATGCCGGTAGCGATCGGCCAGCATTGTCCAGGTGGAAATCCAATCCTGTTCGCTGAAACCATCGCCGTACCAAAGTTCAGGGATTCGGTGCTGATTCAAACGGTGATTGTCCAACAGAATGTACAGGCCTTGCCGCTGGGCTTCTTGGATCACTAAATCCATCACTTGCAGCGG
Coding sequences within it:
- a CDS encoding cellulase family glycosylhydrolase, whose amino-acid sequence is MHDHHWKPYKFLIKPLLCFLCGLGLILSINLWPLPVFSASLPPTPLSTVGNRIVDAQGRAILLRGVNWFGLETDTRSPHGLWARDYKSMLKQIKDLGYNVIRLPFSIEGLRASTFSAVNFGIGSNSDLQGKTPLQVMDLVIQEAQRQGLYILLDNHRLNQHRIPELWYGDGFSEQDWISTWTMLADRYRHQSNVIGADLKNEPHGNASWGTGNMATDWRLAAERCGNAILAVNPNWLIVVEGVEKNVPGQQLTHWWGGNLEGVRNYPVRLNVPNKLVYSPHEYGQGVYNQTWFHDSSFPNNMANRWQIGFQYIADSNIAPILIGEFGGRQVDATSKEGIWQRTFVKYIGDKNLHFTYWSWNPNSGDTGGILQDNWQTVHADKQQLLSTLLGGSAPPPAPTPTPTPTPSPEPTPVPTPTPTPTPAPPPPPPPAGSSQLSVRSTIDSDWQTGFCARFMVTNQGNQVSEPWRLGFQMNQASIQNSWNGTFQRQGSQYTVTPASWGQRMHPNQTVDIGFCANKQGTDYRPSQARVMTP